Within the Phaseolus vulgaris cultivar G19833 chromosome 9, P. vulgaris v2.0, whole genome shotgun sequence genome, the region ATATTctataaatttgaattataaaacattaaatctGCATAACACAGGAATAAGACATTTGtttatttaaagatttttttaatacagTGACAAAAGAGCAAACATCAAATAATAGTCATATGCAATGCAGATGCAACAGTACATAAACCACTTCCACATACTTCAACTTAAACAAAATTTTGTATATGAAGTTCAAAAAAGTAGTCTACAATTTCCAcacaataatttcaaaatataaaatgtcaTGCCTTTCGCTTGTGTACTCTCTTGTTTCTGCTGCTACCATTACCAGATCCCATTAATTGCTCTCCGGTTTTATCTTCAAAGGGTAATGTTTTGATTTCATCATAGAAACTTTCTGTTAGATCTTGCAACCTGAAAtagaaaaaacacaaaaactgagtgaaaaaatgtatttaaaaaatgttatcacacatttaattctttttaactTATAAGAATGGAGAAATAAAAGGAAAACATTCCAAACACTTCCGTACCCATTTCTTGATTTCTTCAAGTACTTTTCTCGCTTCCTCTCCTGTTTCGTAAGAGGAACACGAGTGAACAGCTCCTCCTCTTGCTCAGCACGTTTCTCCATCTTGGAGACAAATCTATCAACTTCTATGCTAGCTCCTTCAAAATCCCTTACCTGAGTAGGGTAGTGAGCAGCCAAAACAAATCATAACGTTAAATCATTAAATTCAAGTTTGGATAAcagttaaaaaaattcttttaggTGTTAAGAGTAGAATACTCTCTTTGTACATTTTAGTCTGAAAATACTTTTGAAAGGAGGGTACTGAAATCCAAACATGTTATAAGTCATAATGATTCAGCACTAAAAACAACGTTACCTCTTCAGGTCTTTCCTCCATATCATTCATCAATGTCCTGATATAATCACTCTGCTTAGCTTGTTTCAgaatttctttttctcttcgCAAAGCATTTCTTTCATGTTTAGAAGGTTTTTCTAGATCCATAGAAGTAGGGGCAAACTTTACAGGTTGATACGTATCATGCCCATCCTAcatcatacaaaaaaaaaattagatagaCGAGGTAAATATCTTTTTCAAGATGTTACCACCCTGCAGTACACcaaattttacaatatttatttatattatcacATATACACTCACTGACCTGTGAGGTTAGGTCTAATTTGCTAACAAGCATGTCAGGATTGGGACGATACTTAGATGCATCCTCGCTCTTATTGGACGCAACTAGCTCCTTGTTTAGAATATCATTTTTTGTTGCATTTTCACTAGCTTGCACTAGTTTCTGGatttggtattgttgttttttgTCAATTGGCCGAATCTGCAGTGGAAACCAAGAAGTCATATCATATGTCTAACACACTTATTACTatgtaaatataaaaatgaagcCCTTAAGGTCAACACACAGAAGGATAAAACTATACCTTTTCCAAAAACAATCTTATCTCTACAACACTTCGAACAACAGGGTGATCTTCTATTGATAACCCTTTAGCCTTCcgcaataaataataaacaagGGTTTGACAATAATTCAAAAGCAGCAAATTCTTAGCTTCAAGGTAGCTAAATCCATCTGCTGTAGAATATTGACTTCCTTTCACCTGGTATAAGAAACATAGAGAGACACAACAATAATCAAATTATTCATTATTATcatgataaataaatatcatcGATCATATTTACTTATAACAGAACAGAACACTTAATCGGACTCCAGAAAGACCATCATAGTCAAATTTCATGTCCAGACAATAGAAAAACTTTTTAAGTTGTAACACAAtgaatttgaaattatattcaACATCATAAAGCGAAGTGcttcaaaaaaaattacttgAATTGAAAAAAGGGCCACTCACATTGGCAGTTAAAGATTGAACTTTACGCCTTACGGTATCGAGTCCTTCCTTCATTTCACTCAACAACGCCGCAAGCTGGGGTGCTTCTCTACAAGACAAAACGACAAAATTTTGAACGAAgtgatgaaacaataaagactcCAATTTATTATTTGAAGCAAACAGAAATTTATGCATGTTCAAGGAAGAGGAATAATCAAAAAACCTACTCTTGCTTGCTAACGTGGTTATCTAAATGCTTCGCACTGTTTTCCATGACTTGCAAGGATTTAAATAGTCTCCAATCCTGAACCTTTTGCTTTTGTGGGAATATGAGAGATTTAAATTTGATAGCAACAGAAGTTAAATGATTGGTGAAGAAAGGTTGAGGGGGAAAATGGCGCTCTGGTGAAGAAAGGTTGAGGAGAAAAAAGGCGCTGAGCGGCTTGGCGGCGGATGGCGTTGAGAGTGAGATACTGCGGCGGAGGAAGGGATTTGGGAAACTGAGAACGGGGCAACATGAAACCCCAATGAaacctttttttcttaaaagaaataaaaataaaataaaatatatatatatatattttgcacTCTCGCTTCCTTCATTAATACCttccattttatattattttccaaataaattctaaaatatatcgGACGAAAACAGATTTGGTTTAATAAACCTGTTCAAATGGCccataaaatagaataaatcaATTTCAACAAAATAGTAACTTAAATTGAAGTGACTAAATTCTTATCAAATCTTtctaaaaaagattaaaaaaaaatcacaaaaataatattattttatcaacAGCGTATACATATTTATGCTTTATATTTCAACATGTTACgtctaaaattgaaaataaaactatttatgtggctttaattttaaattaatttttttttactttttaatttataattatttattttatttcactttttttgtcatttccataatttttttctgcactttataaatattaaaattctcATGTTATCTTTctagtttattaaaaaataattttcagattatataatttatagttttatttatttatttttaaatttgtaattttattttttttccttttcacaGTGTAATTCAAAAgtcttttttactttttatattgtACAATActgttcaattaaaaaacttttttcataaaaaaatcatataattgACTCACAATTCACTTCTTACATTTGGTTGGATCATCTGTTTTCCAGTTCTATCCAAAAAATATACACTTGCTTTCCTTGATTTCACTAGTTATTTTTGTTGATCTACAAAACATATCattcatttcattatttttctttatcagTAGATCCGAACTTGGTTGAACAGTTCAAGCAAATTCACCAAAAAGTTCAAATcacattaatttatttgtttgctgATGTGGATACACTTTGGCCTTGGGTCAAATTATTATTgtaatcaaaatcaatttttgagaaaaaattgttttttatctttttcttctggtttttaaaaaaataataaataatattttgagaaaatttaatgtcattatataatttataaacatgATGTATACAAATAAATTGATTGAAACTTAATACTTTCTATTATAGAATAATTTAGTGAGAAAGTAGATAAGGAGAGGGAGGATGATGTAACCATCATCTAAACTAGTCCAACCTTTCGAGAAGATggccaaaaacaaaaaataatattcaatattaggTCAAGTATCTCAGGCTAAGTCACAAGGCTTCACCATTTATCAAAAGATCATAAAGAACAGAACACCAGTTATGAAAAGATCATAAAGGGCAGAACAACAAAGCATGGGTCAGCCACCaactattatttcttttaatatttttaaagatgaagtgttaaataacataaattGGACTAGCTCATGACCATAAAAGGGTGAAACCCTAGCTTCCATAATACATTATATGAGCAGCACACATAGTTACACTTTTTACATTAAGCACATGCTTAAATGTGTAAAGTGTGATCCCTTCTAGATCCACAATTAGTGAGACATTTTTAGGAGTTAAGctggctattttgaatttcaaaaatCTCTTTTATGCCTTAATCACATGACACCTATCATTATAATTAGGTGGTCACCTCCTTTTGTAAATCCCATTGAattttaagtaaataaattttacTTGAGTAAATTGTCTTATGGCGTTAAATGACGACTCATTTTCACTTATATTGGATTCCTCCTCCAAGTGACGTGACTACCTCCATGCTTCCACCTCCATCGGATTCACTCCTTACATCTAAGTGTTTTCATCCTTTGTATCTTGTCTTGTGCAATTCCTTTTGTTTATTGTCTTTACTTGTTGCTTCTTTTCATTTGTGCAACTCTCCATCTAAGTgtgtgtatttttctttttcctctttgAAAATAACTTTGCAAGGTGAGAAGGAGGAATGGAAGATAATTAAGATAATAAAGTGTCAAGATTGAAAGTAATTTACATTGATTTAAAAATAGTGTAATTTttaggtttaattaccttttagTTACTACATTAAGGCCTAATAATCAATTAcgtccaaaaaaaaattaaaaatcaatttcatcctaagattttttaaaaaaatatgcaatttggttatttttcttaaattggCATGAACGACGTTATATGGTGATGATTTGGTACGCATAGACACTCTTATGCACACACGAGTTGTGTAGTTAGTACACCTATGTTGTAGACTTAGGTTTGACTTATAGCACATCTTCGTCGCACGACTCTCTTCACTCCCctatgctttgtttggattgggaAGTGGAAAATTGAAGGTGTGAAAGAGTGAAAGTGTGAGAATTTCATAACAAAGTGTGAAAGAAGTTGAGCAGAAGAAACTGAGCAATAGGAACCACAGCAATCTGAGCAGAAACTGAGGTAACAATCAAAGTCTACACTGTCATTTTGTGGTTGTTCCTCACTGTctttatatacatacatatatacgTATGCTCTTCTACGCGCATGAGAATTCTTTTTAACATCTTATTTCTGTTTCAAGAGAAGACTCTTTCACCATGCTTCCACTTTTGAGGTTGAGGGTGGCTCAGACTCAGAGAGCGAGAGCATAAAGAATGAAGAGTGTCCAGTGAAACAAGTGGAACTCACTATGCCTAAAACTGATGACCCCAACATGCAGATTCTCACGTTTAGAATGTGGGTTCTGGGGGTTGTTTCATGCGTGCTGTTGTCCTTTGTGAACCAGTTTTTTTGGTACAGAACACAGCCTTTGACTCGTGTTTGcaaaaaactcatttatttattcattaattatatttctaattattttaaacattaaaaatatttattttttaatgcattcaaaattaaaattataaaaaaataataatttattatttatttatttatttttaaaatggtgctagatagggaaataaaaaataaaagagtgctaaatagggaaataaaaacaaaagggtgctagatagggaaataaaaacaaaagggtgctagatagggaaataaagatgtaaatggtgctagatagggaattgagcCCAATTCAATagtgtaatataaaaatatatataattattctaaattttcaatattaaaattgatactcattaataaaacaaaaaattaataattacattaataaaataattatattattatttatatttatagaatttaaatattcaaattctcattaataaaatcaaatataaattaccatattactataatatatcaattaaattatattatttatatttttagaatttaaatatttaaatggattttgtattctcattaataaatcaaaatctagattattataatatataattgaattttgttatttatattttttgaaattttttatttatattttttgaatttaaatatttaaatggaatttctattcttattaataaatgaaaatgtacattactataatatataattgaattatgaataatacaatataaataaaattactaataGCCTATAATTTCAAATcatgtattttattaattcttaataagaaaaaaaatttaaatatttataaaaaaagagtacaaacaaaatattaaattagaacaaaaattaaaaaaaacacaaaaaaagacctaaaaaatcaaaggaaaaatcataaaaaaaaaattgaaaaaaaaataacttaactGATTATGTTTTgccttaaaaaaaataacataatcgattactcaatgttttttttttaagcttAATCGACTATACTTTTCCTTAAAAAGAATAACCTAATCGATTATGTTGAATGTCAAAattgcataatcgattatgtttgTTTTAACAGGcaccacataatcgattatcatcCTGAAAATATTGGCTAATCGATTATATTGTATGCTTAATCGATTATCAACTATTTTTTAGGACATAATCAACTAAGTTCTATGTGTTTTTTCATGCAAAAACGATTAAGCATTATGAAAAATCTTGAAATGGAATACTGTGTTGTTGTGCATGGCATGCATATACAGTAGTGCTCCTGTTGTTGTGCATGGCATGACAGTGGAACTGCTACTGTAAGATAAATTCACTTTAAAAAAAGTTAGCAAAAGTAAGGGTAACATGATATTTTTTGGTCTGTGACGTGGCTTTCTGCTTAGAaatctctcttttcttttcattgtTGAGAGGACCAACAAACCCATCCACTTTCTCTACCCCCTCTCCCTCACCTGCAAGTGTTCACTGAACCAAACGGGGGTGACACTCACTCATCCGTCTTCAACTACAGTGTCACCCTCAAAACCAAACAATGTGTTGGTGTGGC harbors:
- the LOC137821385 gene encoding uncharacterized protein; protein product: MENSAKHLDNHVSKQEEAPQLAALLSEMKEGLDTVRRKVQSLTANVKGSQYSTADGFSYLEAKNLLLLNYCQTLVYYLLRKAKGLSIEDHPVVRSVVEIRLFLEKIRPIDKKQQYQIQKLVQASENATKNDILNKELVASNKSEDASKYRPNPDMLVSKLDLTSQDGHDTYQPVKFAPTSMDLEKPSKHERNALRREKEILKQAKQSDYIRTLMNDMEERPEEVRDFEGASIEVDRFVSKMEKRAEQEEELFTRVPLTKQERKREKYLKKSRNGLQDLTESFYDEIKTLPFEDKTGEQLMGSGNGSSRNKRVHKRKRKH